From the Desulforamulus hydrothermalis Lam5 = DSM 18033 genome, one window contains:
- a CDS encoding cupin domain-containing protein: protein MFVNNIKNIKKVDLNAPGVAGACKQTLIGPAQGWDGWVMRQFYLAPGGHTPRHSHPWPHINYIISGQGTLFLNGQKYCVEPGSVAYVPAGSEHQFINDSHQEFSFICIVPAEGDV, encoded by the coding sequence ATGTTTGTTAATAATATCAAAAATATTAAAAAAGTTGACCTTAATGCTCCGGGTGTAGCCGGAGCCTGTAAGCAAACCTTAATCGGTCCTGCCCAGGGATGGGATGGCTGGGTTATGCGTCAGTTTTACCTGGCCCCCGGTGGACATACGCCTCGCCACTCACACCCCTGGCCACACATTAATTATATAATCAGCGGTCAGGGCACTTTATTCCTTAATGGCCAAAAATACTGTGTGGAACCCGGTTCTGTGGCTTACGTTCCCGCCGGTTCAGAGCACCAGTTTATTAATGACAGCCACCAGGAATTTTCCTTCATTTGCATAGTTCCTGCAGAGGGGGATGTTTGA
- a CDS encoding SIR2 family NAD-dependent protein deacylase, with translation MQLDYRVKIHRLISLIHQAGKVLALTGAGISTESGIPDFRSRNGGLWVRFDPAEIASVQALKRDPATFYRFHLPWWQTCLKAAPNVGHKALAQLEKAGWLLGVITQNIDGLHQAAGSQRVWEVHGHLRNCHCLGCGQIYELKQLYQSFFCTQCGNLLRPQVVLFGDPMPPDYFTAEKVLSGCQLLLIIGSSMQVQPVANLPALARQVVIVNREATPWDDYAELVFHESAGQVLKDLVAGLQGKTGPYFFA, from the coding sequence TTGCAACTGGATTACCGGGTAAAAATCCATCGTTTAATCAGTTTAATACATCAGGCAGGCAAAGTGTTGGCCTTAACCGGTGCCGGCATTAGCACCGAAAGCGGCATTCCGGATTTTCGCAGCAGAAATGGCGGCCTGTGGGTACGCTTTGACCCCGCCGAGATTGCCAGTGTACAAGCATTAAAAAGGGATCCTGCAACTTTTTATCGTTTTCATTTACCATGGTGGCAAACTTGTCTCAAAGCCGCTCCCAATGTCGGCCATAAAGCCCTGGCCCAGCTGGAAAAAGCCGGCTGGCTGTTGGGGGTAATCACGCAAAATATTGACGGATTGCACCAGGCAGCCGGTTCTCAAAGGGTCTGGGAAGTGCATGGACATTTAAGGAACTGTCATTGCCTGGGATGCGGCCAAATATATGAGCTGAAACAACTATATCAAAGCTTTTTCTGTACCCAATGCGGCAATCTGCTGCGGCCCCAGGTTGTGCTTTTCGGTGATCCCATGCCGCCGGACTATTTTACGGCTGAAAAAGTACTGTCCGGTTGCCAGTTGTTGTTGATTATCGGCAGCAGCATGCAGGTTCAGCCGGTGGCAAATCTGCCTGCCCTGGCAAGGCAAGTGGTAATTGTCAACCGGGAAGCTACGCCTTGGGATGATTATGCGGAACTGGTTTTTCATGAATCAGCCGGTCAGGTGTTGAAGGACCTGGTTGCCGGTTTGCAAGGAAAAACCGGCCCTTATTTCTTTGCTTAG
- a CDS encoding MBL fold metallo-hydrolase: MALEKIKESVHIYKAPTNVGVITNDDREAVLIDTGIDESIARKLLREVEAAGFHVKYIINTHSHADHIGGNPFISGRTGALICASALETPFIENTILEPAMLNGGAFPWKELRNKFLQAKPSSVAKQLSAGPVHLCGLPLEIVSLPGHSLDQIGVLYDGVLFCGDAYISSSLLDKHGIPYNVDIQSYLASLEKLESFACDWYVPSHGAPSRDIASDLACNRSKVIELLEQIDGRLTVPWEAEELVAQLCSQLGINAANPGLFFLYRTAVMAYLSYLYEQGRAKTFIQDNRLLWHKQ; the protein is encoded by the coding sequence TTGGCGCTGGAAAAAATCAAAGAATCTGTTCACATATATAAAGCACCCACTAATGTGGGCGTTATTACGAATGATGACCGGGAAGCTGTCCTTATTGATACCGGTATTGACGAGTCAATAGCCAGAAAACTGCTGCGGGAGGTGGAAGCAGCCGGCTTTCACGTCAAATATATAATAAATACCCATTCCCATGCCGATCATATCGGGGGTAACCCGTTTATCTCCGGACGCACCGGCGCATTGATCTGTGCTTCCGCTCTGGAAACCCCCTTTATTGAAAATACAATTCTTGAGCCTGCTATGCTTAACGGCGGCGCTTTTCCCTGGAAGGAATTGCGTAATAAATTTCTGCAGGCTAAACCAAGCTCCGTGGCCAAGCAATTGTCGGCCGGCCCGGTTCACCTCTGCGGACTGCCTTTAGAAATAGTGTCTCTGCCCGGACACAGCCTGGATCAAATAGGCGTTCTGTATGATGGTGTGTTATTTTGCGGCGATGCATACATCAGCAGCAGTTTACTGGATAAACATGGCATTCCTTACAATGTGGACATTCAATCATATTTGGCCAGCCTGGAAAAATTAGAATCTTTTGCCTGCGACTGGTATGTCCCGTCTCATGGCGCACCATCCCGTGATATTGCTTCTGATCTGGCCTGCAACCGCAGCAAAGTTATCGAACTGCTGGAACAAATAGACGGCCGGTTGACCGTACCATGGGAAGCGGAAGAATTAGTTGCGCAATTATGCTCCCAGCTGGGGATAAACGCTGCCAACCCCGGTTTGTTTTTCTTGTACCGTACTGCCGTAATGGCTTATCTTAGCTATTTATATGAACAAGGACGTGCCAAAACCTTTATCCAGGATAACAGATTATTGTGGCATAAGCAGTAA
- a CDS encoding YraN family protein gives MKISKKDVGKRGEDEAYQMLCGLGWQILNRNYRCRLGELDIVARDTTGALVFVEVRSRTGVSHGMPEESVDYRKQNKLRRLARQYLLAHPQLPDKPCRFDVVAVYFNDNNKKITHITNAF, from the coding sequence ATGAAAATAAGCAAAAAAGATGTGGGAAAAAGGGGAGAGGATGAGGCTTATCAAATGCTGTGCGGCCTGGGATGGCAAATACTAAACCGAAATTACCGCTGCCGCCTGGGTGAGCTGGATATTGTAGCCAGGGATACCACCGGTGCGCTGGTATTTGTGGAAGTTCGCTCCCGCACCGGTGTTAGCCACGGCATGCCGGAAGAAAGTGTGGATTACAGAAAACAAAACAAGCTCAGAAGGCTGGCACGGCAATATTTGCTGGCTCACCCGCAGCTGCCGGATAAGCCGTGCCGTTTTGATGTAGTGGCGGTTTATTTTAATGATAACAACAAAAAAATAACCCACATTACCAATGCTTTTTAA
- a CDS encoding NADH-quinone oxidoreductase subunit N, producing MNLDFSLLTTELAMFILGLTIFVLGLLVPAGSRRGLGSFAALGLVLVLGLTVFNRSHQGELLNGMYLVDGYAVFFKVIFLIAAILVIVGSLRYVDQQVGNHFEYYSTVVFATLGMAVMSSAGDFITLYLGMELMTISFIILAAFRFSDGKSLESGIKYLLLAAMSSAVTLYGLSLVYGATGTVIIEQVARAVMGKAASPLLVAGVTMLVAGLGFKIAAVPFHMWSPDVYEGAPTPITSFLAVGSKAASFAVILRLFIGGLAELHGQWSVPVAVLAALSMLIGNLAAIPQTNIKRMLAYSSIAQAGYILVGLLAANQAGIKGVMFYAFLYVFATVGAFTVVAAVNNKINSDEIADYAGLVQRAPLAATVMLVCLLSMAGIPPLAGFVGKFYLFKTIVEGYMWLVYLGLIMSMVSVYYYLRVVLVMFRDDPQDPTPIEMGTAATITLFITLATTVILGIYPGPLAEMANLAAQSFFLP from the coding sequence ATGAACCTTGATTTTTCCCTGCTGACAACCGAATTGGCCATGTTTATCCTTGGTTTAACCATCTTTGTGTTGGGCCTGCTGGTGCCTGCCGGTTCTCGCCGAGGCTTAGGAAGTTTTGCAGCGCTGGGCCTTGTGTTGGTGCTGGGTCTTACAGTGTTTAACCGGTCGCACCAGGGAGAACTGTTAAACGGTATGTACCTGGTGGATGGCTATGCGGTTTTCTTTAAAGTAATATTCTTAATAGCAGCTATTTTGGTTATTGTTGGTTCCCTTCGTTATGTAGACCAACAGGTGGGTAACCACTTTGAGTATTATTCCACAGTGGTTTTTGCCACCTTAGGCATGGCAGTTATGTCCTCCGCCGGTGATTTTATTACGCTCTATCTGGGTATGGAGTTAATGACTATCTCGTTTATTATCCTGGCGGCTTTTCGATTCAGTGACGGTAAATCCTTAGAATCAGGCATAAAATATTTGCTGCTGGCGGCCATGTCTTCGGCGGTTACACTTTACGGTTTGAGTCTGGTTTACGGAGCAACCGGTACAGTCATTATTGAACAGGTGGCCAGGGCGGTTATGGGAAAGGCAGCTTCGCCCCTCTTGGTTGCCGGGGTCACTATGCTGGTGGCCGGTCTTGGTTTTAAAATTGCGGCAGTGCCGTTTCATATGTGGTCACCGGACGTTTATGAAGGAGCACCCACACCCATAACCTCTTTTCTGGCTGTGGGATCCAAAGCAGCATCTTTTGCTGTAATACTCCGCTTGTTTATCGGCGGTTTAGCAGAACTACACGGACAATGGAGTGTGCCGGTGGCCGTTCTGGCTGCCTTAAGTATGCTGATCGGCAACCTGGCGGCTATCCCGCAAACCAATATCAAAAGAATGCTGGCTTATTCCAGTATAGCCCAGGCAGGTTATATTTTGGTTGGCTTGCTGGCTGCCAACCAAGCGGGTATTAAAGGGGTTATGTTTTATGCTTTCCTGTATGTATTTGCCACTGTGGGTGCCTTTACGGTAGTAGCGGCGGTAAATAATAAAATTAACAGTGACGAAATAGCAGACTATGCCGGCTTGGTGCAAAGGGCCCCCCTGGCAGCCACCGTGATGCTGGTTTGCCTGCTTTCTATGGCCGGAATACCGCCCCTGGCAGGTTTTGTGGGTAAATTTTATCTGTTTAAAACCATTGTCGAAGGCTATATGTGGCTGGTTTACCTGGGGTTAATTATGAGTATGGTTTCGGTATACTATTACTTGCGGGTGGTTCTGGTAATGTTCCGTGACGATCCGCAAGATCCGACACCTATTGAAATGGGTACCGCTGCCACCATAACCTTATTTATTACTTTGGCCACAACCGTTATCCTGGGCATCTACCCGGGGCCGCTGGCTGAGATGGCCAATTTAGCGGCGCAGTCTTTCTTCCTCCCATAG
- a CDS encoding complex I subunit 4 family protein, protein MNMPILTLTLLAPVLAALIIVFIPKEEEKLCKWVAAFGTGLALLLSLYVYFGYDRTVGGLQWVDFGGPVPWIKDLGVSYYMAVDGLSLPMLLLTNLIGFAAVFASWNVTHRAKELMIYLLILIAGVMGTFIAQDLFIFLLFYEVVVIPIYIMVIIWGSSKRVTKEYAGMKLTIYLLIGSAFLLVGVIATFVHSVAITGTPDMSFEGLARVALPEQFQIYMFGLMLLGFGSLLSMWPFHSWSPDGYAGAPTAVSMIHAGVLKKIGGYGLIRIAIFVLPLGAKFWAPWIAVLGVIGVAYAALGALAQKDLKYVVGYSSVSHMGYVLLGVASLGVVGVNGAVANMFAHGVMAALFFSMIGFIYEKTHTRWIPDLGGLSHQAPRLSVGFMMAAMASLGLPGLISFIPEFTIFVESFRVFGWLAVVAIAGIIITALYVLRAGANTLFGPAREEYNHIKDIRGPELVPLVVLGGVLVIGGILPSLLFDMVNSGVTPILAHIQEALQIGGK, encoded by the coding sequence GTGAATATGCCAATATTAACGTTAACCCTGCTGGCTCCTGTGCTGGCTGCACTAATTATTGTGTTTATTCCCAAAGAAGAAGAAAAACTTTGCAAGTGGGTAGCAGCCTTTGGTACAGGCTTAGCCCTGCTGCTTAGCCTTTATGTTTATTTTGGTTATGACCGTACCGTGGGCGGCTTGCAGTGGGTGGATTTCGGCGGGCCGGTTCCCTGGATTAAGGATTTGGGCGTTTCCTACTATATGGCGGTGGACGGTTTAAGTTTACCCATGTTGCTGTTAACTAACCTGATCGGGTTTGCAGCGGTTTTTGCCTCCTGGAATGTCACTCACCGGGCTAAAGAGCTGATGATTTATCTGCTGATTTTGATTGCCGGGGTTATGGGTACCTTTATTGCCCAGGATTTATTTATTTTCCTGTTGTTCTACGAGGTAGTGGTAATTCCCATATATATTATGGTAATCATTTGGGGGAGCTCTAAACGGGTGACTAAAGAATACGCCGGCATGAAACTGACGATATATTTGTTGATAGGTTCGGCTTTCTTGCTGGTGGGGGTTATTGCTACTTTTGTTCACTCGGTTGCCATTACAGGTACACCTGACATGAGCTTTGAGGGGCTGGCCCGGGTGGCCTTGCCGGAGCAATTCCAGATTTATATGTTTGGTTTAATGCTGCTGGGCTTTGGTTCGCTGCTTTCGATGTGGCCCTTTCATTCCTGGTCGCCGGACGGCTATGCCGGGGCGCCCACTGCTGTGTCCATGATTCACGCCGGTGTGTTGAAAAAAATCGGTGGTTATGGCTTAATCCGGATAGCTATTTTCGTTTTACCGCTGGGGGCCAAATTCTGGGCACCTTGGATCGCCGTACTGGGTGTTATCGGTGTGGCTTATGCTGCGCTGGGCGCACTGGCGCAAAAGGATCTCAAATATGTTGTGGGTTATTCGTCGGTATCCCATATGGGCTATGTTTTACTGGGTGTAGCCTCCCTGGGAGTTGTCGGCGTAAACGGTGCGGTAGCCAACATGTTTGCCCACGGGGTAATGGCTGCATTATTCTTCTCTATGATCGGGTTTATTTATGAGAAAACCCATACGCGTTGGATTCCCGATCTGGGGGGGTTATCCCATCAGGCGCCCCGGTTATCAGTGGGCTTTATGATGGCTGCCATGGCCTCCCTGGGCCTGCCCGGTTTGATTAGTTTTATTCCTGAGTTTACAATTTTTGTTGAGTCTTTCCGGGTATTTGGTTGGCTGGCGGTTGTTGCCATTGCCGGTATCATAATCACTGCTTTGTATGTTTTAAGGGCGGGTGCCAATACCTTGTTTGGGCCGGCCCGGGAGGAATACAACCATATTAAAGACATCAGGGGGCCGGAGCTGGTACCGCTGGTGGTACTGGGCGGCGTTTTGGTGATTGGCGGCATTCTTCCCTCACTTTTGTTTGATATGGTGAATAGCGGGGTAACACCTATTTTAGCTCATATTCAAGAAGCCCTGCAGATAGGGGGGAAATAA